Proteins encoded within one genomic window of [Enterobacter] lignolyticus SCF1:
- the tuf gene encoding elongation factor Tu yields MSKEKFERTKPHVNVGTIGHVDHGKTTLTAAITTVLAKTYGGSARAFDQIDNAPEEKARGITINTSHVEYDTPTRHYAHVDCPGHADYVKNMITGAAQMDGAILVVAATDGPMPQTREHILLGRQVGVPYIIVFLNKCDMVDDEELLELVEMEVRELLSQYDFPGDDTPIIRGSALKALEGDAEWEAKIIELAGFLDSYIPEPERAIDKPFLLPIEDVFSISGRGTVVTGRVERGIIKVGEEVEIVGIKETAKSTCTGVEMFRKLLDEGRAGENVGVLLRGIKREEIERGQVLAKPGTINPHTKFESEVYILSKDEGGRHTPFFKGYRPQFYFRTTDVTGTIELPEGVEMVMPGDNIKMVVTLIHPIAMDDGLRFAIREGGRTVGAGVVAKVLG; encoded by the coding sequence ATGTCTAAAGAAAAGTTTGAACGTACAAAACCGCACGTTAACGTCGGTACTATCGGCCACGTTGACCATGGTAAAACAACGCTGACCGCTGCCATCACTACCGTACTGGCTAAAACCTACGGTGGTTCCGCTCGCGCATTCGACCAGATCGATAACGCGCCGGAAGAAAAAGCTCGTGGTATCACCATCAACACCTCTCACGTTGAATATGACACCCCGACTCGCCACTACGCGCACGTAGACTGCCCGGGCCACGCCGACTATGTTAAAAACATGATCACCGGTGCTGCGCAGATGGACGGCGCGATCCTGGTTGTTGCTGCGACTGACGGCCCGATGCCGCAGACCCGTGAGCACATCCTGCTGGGTCGTCAGGTAGGCGTTCCGTACATCATCGTGTTCCTGAACAAATGCGACATGGTTGATGACGAAGAGCTGCTGGAACTGGTTGAGATGGAAGTGCGTGAACTGCTGTCTCAGTACGATTTCCCGGGCGACGACACGCCGATCATTCGTGGTTCTGCTCTGAAAGCGCTGGAAGGCGACGCAGAGTGGGAAGCGAAAATCATCGAACTGGCCGGCTTCCTGGATTCTTACATCCCGGAACCAGAGCGTGCGATTGACAAGCCGTTCCTGCTGCCGATCGAAGACGTATTCTCCATCTCCGGTCGTGGTACCGTTGTTACCGGTCGTGTAGAGCGCGGTATCATCAAAGTTGGCGAAGAAGTTGAAATCGTTGGTATCAAAGAGACTGCGAAGTCTACCTGTACTGGCGTTGAAATGTTCCGCAAACTGCTGGACGAAGGCCGTGCGGGTGAGAACGTTGGTGTTCTGCTGCGTGGTATCAAACGTGAAGAAATCGAACGTGGTCAGGTACTGGCGAAGCCGGGCACCATCAACCCGCACACCAAGTTCGAATCTGAAGTGTACATCCTGTCCAAAGACGAAGGCGGCCGTCACACTCCGTTCTTCAAAGGCTACCGTCCGCAGTTCTACTTCCGTACAACTGACGTGACTGGCACCATCGAACTGCCGGAAGGCGTAGAGATGGTAATGCCGGGCGACAACATCAAAATGGTTGTTACCCTGATCCACCCGATCGCGATGGACGACGGTCTGCGTTTCGCAATCCGTGAAGGCGGCCGTACCGTTGGCGCGGGCGTGGTTGCTAAAGTT
- a CDS encoding IMPACT family protein, protein MESWLIPAAPVTAIEEIKKSRFITLLAHTNGVEAAKAFVESVKAAHPDARHHCVAWVAGPPDDSQQLGFSDDGEPAGTAGKPMLAQLMGSGVGEITAVVVRYYGGILLGTGGLVKAYGGGVHQALAALTTVRKRPLTEYTLQCEYAQLAGIESLLGQFSGKIVSSDYQAVVQLRVALAQAELAAFSAKLADFSRGALQLREIDE, encoded by the coding sequence ATGGAGAGCTGGCTGATTCCGGCGGCGCCGGTCACCGCGATCGAGGAGATCAAAAAAAGCCGCTTCATTACGCTCCTGGCGCATACCAACGGCGTAGAGGCGGCGAAAGCGTTTGTTGAATCGGTAAAAGCGGCGCACCCGGACGCCCGCCACCACTGCGTGGCGTGGGTGGCGGGGCCACCGGATGATTCGCAGCAGCTGGGGTTTTCCGATGACGGCGAACCGGCGGGTACGGCGGGCAAGCCAATGCTCGCCCAGCTGATGGGCAGCGGCGTTGGCGAGATAACCGCAGTGGTTGTCCGCTACTACGGCGGGATCCTGTTGGGAACCGGCGGCCTGGTGAAAGCCTACGGCGGCGGCGTCCATCAGGCGCTGGCGGCGCTCACCACCGTGCGCAAGAGGCCGCTGACCGAATATACGTTGCAGTGCGAATATGCCCAGCTGGCGGGGATTGAATCCCTGCTTGGGCAGTTTTCCGGTAAAATTGTGAGCAGCGATTATCAGGCTGTTGTACAACTGCGGGTGGCGCTGGCGCAGGCTGAACTGGCGGCTTTTTCGGCAAAACTGGCTGATTTTAGTCGCGGCGCGTTGCAATTGCGCGAGATTGACGAATAA
- the coaA gene encoding type I pantothenate kinase, producing the protein MSKKEQTLMTPYVQFNRSQWAALRDSVPMTLTEGEITRLKGINEDLSLEEVAEIYLPLSRLLNFYISSNLRRQAVLEQFLGTNAQRIPYVISIAGSVAVGKSTTARVLQALLSRWPEHRRVELITTDGFLHPNEVLKERGLMKKKGFPQSYDMHRLVKFVSDIKSGAPNVTAPVYSHLSYDVIPGGDKTVTHPDILILEGLNVLQSGMDYPHDPHHVFVSDFVDFSIYVDAPEALLQTWYINRFLKFREGAFTNPDSYFHNYAKLTKDEAVNIATSLWNEINLLNLKENILPTRERASLILTKSANHSVEEVRLRK; encoded by the coding sequence ATGAGTAAAAAAGAGCAAACGTTAATGACGCCCTATGTACAGTTCAACCGCAGCCAGTGGGCCGCACTTCGTGATTCCGTGCCTATGACCCTCACGGAGGGGGAAATCACGCGCTTGAAAGGTATTAACGAAGACCTGTCTCTGGAGGAAGTGGCGGAGATCTATTTGCCGCTATCCCGTTTGCTCAACTTTTACATCAGCTCGAACCTGCGCCGCCAGGCCGTGCTGGAGCAATTTCTCGGCACTAACGCCCAGCGCATCCCTTACGTTATCAGCATCGCCGGCAGCGTGGCGGTCGGCAAAAGCACGACGGCTCGCGTTCTGCAGGCGCTGCTCAGCCGCTGGCCGGAGCATCGTCGCGTTGAGCTCATCACGACGGATGGCTTCCTGCACCCCAACGAGGTGCTCAAAGAACGCGGCCTGATGAAGAAGAAAGGCTTCCCGCAGTCGTACGACATGCATCGTCTGGTAAAGTTTGTCTCTGATATCAAATCAGGCGCCCCAAACGTGACGGCGCCAGTGTATTCCCACCTCAGTTATGATGTTATTCCTGGCGGGGATAAAACGGTCACTCATCCTGATATTTTGATTCTCGAAGGATTAAATGTCCTGCAGAGCGGTATGGATTATCCACACGATCCGCATCACGTATTTGTTTCTGATTTTGTTGATTTCTCTATTTATGTCGATGCGCCGGAAGCGCTTCTCCAGACATGGTATATCAACCGCTTCCTGAAATTCCGCGAAGGCGCATTTACCAATCCGGATTCCTATTTCCATAACTATGCGAAATTAACTAAAGATGAGGCAGTTAATATCGCCACCTCATTATGGAACGAAATCAACCTGTTGAACCTTAAAGAAAATATTCTACCAACGCGTGAACGAGCAAGCTTAATTCTGACCAAGAGCGCGAACCACTCGGTAGAAGAAGTCCGCCTACGGAAATAA
- the murB gene encoding UDP-N-acetylmuramate dehydrogenase produces MNHSLKSWNTFGIDRHAARIVSADTTSELLAAWRQATAENLPVLILGEGSNVLFLEDYDGLVLANRIKGIAVSEQADAWHLHVGAGENWHNLVKFTLDNNMPGLENLALIPGCAGSSPIQNIGAYGVELQRVCEYVDCVELATGKASRLTAAECRFGYRDSIFKHEYQDKYVIVAVGLRLAKTWQPVLSYGDLTRLDPHSVTPEQVFDAVCHMRMTKLPDPKVHGNAGSFFKNPVVPAAEAAALLAGYPDAPHYPQADGRVKLAAGWLVDRCQLKGKSLGGAAVHRQQALVLINENNATSDDVVGLAHYVRQQVGEKFNVWLEPEVRFIGRRGEVNAVEAIA; encoded by the coding sequence ATGAACCACTCCCTGAAATCCTGGAATACCTTCGGAATTGACCGCCATGCGGCACGTATCGTCAGCGCTGACACCACCTCCGAACTGCTGGCTGCCTGGCGGCAGGCCACTGCGGAAAATTTGCCGGTGCTGATCCTCGGCGAAGGCAGCAACGTGCTGTTTCTGGAAGACTATGATGGTCTGGTGCTGGCTAACCGTATTAAGGGAATTGCCGTTTCTGAGCAGGCTGATGCCTGGCATCTGCACGTTGGCGCCGGAGAGAACTGGCATAATCTGGTGAAGTTCACGCTGGATAACAATATGCCAGGGCTCGAGAATTTAGCGCTCATTCCGGGCTGCGCAGGCTCATCGCCAATTCAGAATATCGGCGCCTACGGCGTGGAGCTGCAGCGCGTGTGTGAATACGTTGACTGCGTTGAGCTGGCAACCGGCAAAGCATCCCGCCTGACGGCGGCAGAATGCCGTTTTGGCTATCGCGACAGCATCTTCAAGCATGAATATCAGGATAAATACGTGATTGTGGCCGTGGGACTTCGCCTGGCGAAAACCTGGCAGCCGGTCCTGAGCTATGGCGACCTGACGCGCCTCGATCCGCACAGCGTTACGCCGGAGCAGGTTTTCGATGCCGTCTGCCACATGCGTATGACAAAGCTCCCCGATCCTAAGGTTCATGGCAACGCCGGTAGTTTCTTTAAAAATCCGGTTGTCCCGGCCGCTGAGGCCGCCGCATTGCTGGCAGGTTACCCGGACGCCCCGCATTACCCGCAGGCAGATGGCCGCGTGAAGCTCGCCGCAGGCTGGCTTGTCGACCGCTGCCAGCTCAAAGGTAAATCGCTGGGAGGCGCTGCGGTACACCGTCAGCAGGCGCTGGTGCTGATCAATGAAAATAACGCCACCAGTGACGATGTCGTCGGTCTGGCGCACTATGTTCGCCAGCAGGTTGGCGAGAAGTTTAACGTCTGGCTTGAGCCCGAGGTGCGCTTTATCGGCCGCCGCGGCGAGGTCAATGCGGTGGAGGCCATTGCGTGA
- the pepQ gene encoding Xaa-Pro dipeptidase, translating into MESLATLYKNHIVTLQERTRNVLERFKLDALLIHSGELFNVFLDDHPYPFKVNPQFKAWVPVTQVPNCWLLVDGVNKPKLWFYLPVDYWHNVEPLPTSFWTNDVEVIALPKADGIGSQLPTARGNIAYIGPVAERAMGLDIAADNINPKGVIDYLHYYRAYKTDYELACMREAQKMAVNGHRAAHEAFLSGMSEFDINLAYLTATGHRDTDVPYSNIVALNEHASVLHYTRLDHRAPSEIRSFLLDAGAEYNGYAADLTRTWAAHGDSDFAHLIKDVNDEQLALIGTMKAGVSYVDYHVQFHQRIAKLLRKHHIITDMSEEAMVENNITGPFMPHGIGHPLGLQVHDVAGFMQDDTGTHLAAPSKYPYLRCTRVLEPRMVLTIEPGIYFIESLLAPWREGPFSKHFNWQKIQALKPFGGIRIEDNVVIHEKSVENMTRDLKLA; encoded by the coding sequence ATGGAATCGCTGGCCACACTCTATAAAAATCATATCGTTACGCTACAGGAACGGACCCGTAATGTGCTGGAACGCTTTAAGCTTGATGCGCTACTTATTCATTCTGGCGAACTGTTTAACGTCTTTCTTGACGATCATCCGTACCCGTTTAAGGTAAACCCGCAGTTTAAAGCGTGGGTGCCTGTGACCCAGGTGCCGAACTGCTGGCTGCTGGTCGATGGCGTTAACAAGCCGAAATTGTGGTTTTATCTGCCGGTAGACTACTGGCACAACGTTGAGCCGCTGCCGACCTCCTTCTGGACCAATGACGTCGAGGTTATCGCCCTGCCGAAAGCCGACGGTATTGGCAGTCAGCTGCCCACCGCTCGCGGCAACATTGCCTATATTGGACCGGTCGCCGAGCGCGCGATGGGGCTGGATATTGCGGCAGACAACATCAACCCGAAAGGGGTTATCGATTACCTGCACTACTACCGCGCGTATAAAACCGATTATGAGCTGGCCTGCATGCGCGAAGCGCAGAAGATGGCGGTTAACGGTCACCGCGCCGCGCACGAAGCGTTTTTGTCCGGGATGAGCGAGTTTGACATTAACCTCGCCTACCTGACGGCGACGGGGCATCGCGATACCGATGTGCCTTACAGCAACATTGTTGCGCTCAACGAGCATGCTTCCGTGCTGCACTACACCCGGCTGGATCACCGCGCACCGTCGGAAATTCGCAGCTTCCTGCTTGATGCGGGCGCGGAGTACAACGGCTATGCGGCTGACCTGACCCGCACCTGGGCGGCGCACGGCGATAGCGACTTTGCCCATCTGATAAAAGATGTGAACGATGAGCAGCTGGCGCTGATCGGCACCATGAAGGCGGGCGTGAGCTACGTCGATTACCACGTGCAGTTCCATCAGCGCATCGCGAAACTGCTGCGTAAGCACCACATCATTACCGACATGAGCGAAGAGGCGATGGTGGAAAACAACATTACCGGGCCGTTTATGCCGCACGGTATTGGCCATCCGCTGGGCCTGCAGGTGCACGACGTGGCCGGATTTATGCAGGATGATACCGGCACGCATCTTGCCGCGCCGTCTAAATACCCGTATCTGCGCTGCACCCGCGTGCTGGAGCCGCGTATGGTGCTGACCATTGAGCCGGGCATCTACTTTATTGAGTCCCTGCTGGCGCCGTGGCGTGAAGGGCCGTTCAGCAAACACTTCAACTGGCAGAAAATCCAGGCGCTGAAGCCGTTTGGCGGCATTCGCATTGAAGATAACGTTGTGATTCACGAGAAGAGCGTGGAGAACATGACGCGGGATCTGAAGCTGGCGTAA
- the birA gene encoding bifunctional biotin--[acetyl-CoA-carboxylase] ligase/biotin operon repressor BirA, which produces MKDNTIPLTLISILSDGGFHSGEQLGEQLGMSRAAINKHVQTLRDWGVDVFTVPGKGYSLPEPIQLLDEAFIRSHIESGSVTVLPVIDSTNQYLLDRLSELYSGDTCVAEYQQAGRGRRGRKWFSPFGANLYLSMYWRLEQGPAAAIGLSLVIGIVMAEVLQRLGAEGVRVKWPNDLYLQDRKLAGILVELTGKTGDAAQIVIGAGVNLTMRRVESEVVNQGWTNLQEAGIRIDRNMLAVQLIKELREALNLFEQEGLTPYLSRWEKLDNFINRPVKLIIGEKEIFGISRGIDTQGALLLEQDGVIKPWVGGEISLRSAT; this is translated from the coding sequence GTGAAGGACAATACGATCCCATTAACGCTGATTTCAATTCTTTCCGACGGTGGCTTCCATTCCGGCGAACAGCTGGGAGAACAGCTGGGCATGAGCCGGGCGGCTATCAATAAACACGTTCAGACGCTGCGAGACTGGGGCGTTGATGTATTCACTGTTCCTGGCAAGGGATATAGCCTCCCTGAGCCGATTCAGCTGCTGGATGAAGCCTTTATCCGTTCCCACATCGAGTCAGGCTCAGTGACCGTTTTACCTGTTATCGACTCTACCAACCAGTATCTGCTCGACAGGCTAAGCGAACTTTACTCTGGCGATACCTGTGTTGCGGAATATCAGCAGGCCGGGCGCGGGCGCCGCGGGCGTAAGTGGTTCTCCCCTTTTGGCGCCAATCTCTATCTGTCCATGTACTGGCGGCTGGAGCAGGGACCTGCGGCCGCGATTGGCCTGAGCCTGGTGATTGGTATTGTGATGGCCGAAGTTTTGCAGCGCCTCGGCGCTGAGGGCGTTCGGGTAAAATGGCCAAACGACCTCTACCTGCAGGATCGTAAACTTGCCGGCATCCTGGTCGAACTGACAGGAAAAACCGGAGATGCTGCGCAGATCGTCATCGGCGCTGGCGTTAACCTGACGATGCGCCGGGTAGAGTCAGAGGTGGTGAATCAGGGCTGGACTAACCTGCAGGAAGCGGGGATCAGGATCGATCGCAATATGCTGGCAGTCCAGTTAATTAAAGAACTTCGCGAGGCGCTGAACCTGTTTGAGCAGGAGGGGTTGACGCCTTATCTTTCGCGTTGGGAAAAACTGGATAACTTTATCAATCGCCCGGTAAAACTGATTATTGGCGAGAAAGAAATCTTTGGTATTTCGCGTGGCATTGATACTCAGGGGGCGCTTCTGCTGGAGCAGGATGGCGTTATTAAGCCGTGGGTTGGCGGTGAAATATCGCTACGCAGCGCAACGTGA
- the hemG gene encoding menaquinone-dependent protoporphyrinogen IX dehydrogenase: MKLLILFSTRDGQTREIAASLASELKEQGFDVDVVNLHRSEQIDWQAYQGVVIGASIRYGHFHPLLDSFVKKHQQSLAQLPSAFYSVNLVARKPEKSTPQTNSYTRKFLLSSPWRPDLCAVFAGALRYPRYRWFDRFMIRLIMKMTGGETDTHKEVVYTDWRQVAVFAQEIAQFVRK; this comes from the coding sequence GTGAAACTATTGATTCTTTTCTCCACCCGTGACGGGCAAACGCGCGAGATTGCCGCTTCGCTGGCCTCCGAGCTCAAAGAGCAGGGCTTCGACGTGGATGTGGTGAATCTGCATCGTTCGGAGCAGATTGACTGGCAGGCCTATCAGGGTGTGGTGATTGGCGCATCGATTCGTTACGGGCACTTTCATCCGCTGCTCGACAGCTTTGTGAAGAAGCATCAGCAGTCGCTGGCGCAGCTGCCTTCCGCGTTCTACTCGGTGAACCTGGTGGCGCGCAAGCCGGAGAAGAGCACGCCGCAGACCAATAGCTATACGCGCAAGTTTTTGCTGAGCTCGCCGTGGCGTCCGGACCTTTGCGCCGTTTTCGCCGGGGCGCTGCGCTACCCGCGCTATCGCTGGTTCGATCGCTTTATGATTCGGCTGATTATGAAGATGACCGGCGGAGAAACCGATACGCATAAAGAGGTGGTGTATACCGACTGGCGTCAGGTTGCGGTTTTTGCCCAGGAAATCGCTCAGTTCGTGCGCAAATAG
- the trkH gene encoding Trk system potassium transporter TrkH, whose product MHFRAITRIVGLLVILFSGTMIVPGLVALIYRDGAGRAFTQTFFVALAIGSLLWWPNRKQKGELKSREGFLIVVLFWTVLGSVGALPFIFAEQPSLTVTDAFFESFSGLTTTGATTLVGLDSLPHAILFYRQMLQWFGGMGIIVLAVAILPILGVGGMQLYRAEMPGPLKDNKMRPRIAETAKTLWLIYVLLTVACALALWFAGMPAFDAIGHSFATIAIGGFSTHDASVGYFNSPTINTIIAIFLLISGCNYGLHFSLLSGRSLKVYSRDPEFRMFIGVQLTLVVVCTLVLWFHDVYNSAMTTLNQAFFQVVSMATTAGFTTDSIARWPLFLPVLLLCSAFIGGCAGSTGGGLKVIRILLLFKQGNRELKRLVHPNAVYSIKLGNRALPERILEAVWGFFSAYALVFIVSMLAIIATGVDDFSAFASVVATLNNLGPGLGVVADNFASMNPVAKWILIANMLFGRLEVFTLLVLFTPTFWRE is encoded by the coding sequence ATGCATTTTCGCGCCATAACCCGAATCGTTGGACTTCTGGTCATTTTGTTTTCAGGAACGATGATTGTTCCCGGGCTGGTGGCATTGATATACCGCGATGGTGCAGGACGCGCGTTCACGCAGACGTTTTTCGTCGCGCTGGCGATTGGCTCCCTGCTGTGGTGGCCTAACCGTAAGCAGAAGGGCGAGCTGAAATCCCGCGAAGGTTTTCTGATCGTCGTACTGTTCTGGACGGTGCTGGGGAGCGTGGGTGCGCTGCCCTTTATCTTTGCCGAGCAGCCGAGCCTGACGGTGACGGACGCTTTCTTTGAATCCTTTTCTGGTTTAACGACGACCGGCGCGACGACGCTGGTGGGGCTGGATTCACTCCCCCATGCGATCCTCTTTTATCGCCAGATGCTGCAGTGGTTTGGCGGTATGGGGATCATTGTGCTGGCGGTGGCCATCCTGCCGATACTGGGCGTCGGGGGGATGCAGCTCTATCGGGCCGAAATGCCAGGGCCGTTGAAAGATAACAAAATGCGCCCGCGTATCGCCGAGACGGCGAAAACGCTGTGGCTGATTTATGTGTTGTTGACCGTGGCCTGCGCGCTGGCGCTGTGGTTTGCCGGAATGCCAGCCTTTGACGCGATAGGGCACAGCTTTGCCACTATCGCTATCGGCGGTTTCTCCACGCACGACGCCAGCGTGGGCTACTTCAACAGCCCGACTATCAACACCATCATCGCTATCTTCCTGCTAATTTCCGGCTGTAACTATGGCCTGCACTTTTCGCTGCTGAGCGGCCGTAGCCTCAAGGTTTACTCGCGCGATCCCGAATTCAGAATGTTTATCGGCGTGCAGCTGACGCTGGTGGTGGTGTGTACCCTGGTGCTGTGGTTCCACGATGTCTATAACTCGGCGATGACAACGCTTAACCAGGCGTTTTTCCAGGTGGTGTCGATGGCGACGACCGCAGGCTTCACTACCGACAGCATTGCGCGCTGGCCGCTGTTCCTGCCTGTTTTGCTGCTGTGCTCTGCGTTTATCGGCGGCTGTGCGGGGTCAACGGGCGGGGGGCTGAAGGTTATCCGTATCCTGCTGCTGTTTAAGCAGGGCAACCGCGAACTGAAGCGTCTGGTACATCCGAATGCGGTGTACAGCATCAAGCTCGGCAACCGCGCGCTGCCGGAACGTATTCTGGAAGCGGTGTGGGGCTTTTTCTCCGCTTACGCGCTGGTCTTTATTGTCAGCATGCTGGCTATTATCGCCACCGGCGTGGATGACTTCTCGGCCTTTGCGTCCGTTGTGGCGACGCTCAATAACCTCGGGCCGGGGCTTGGCGTGGTGGCCGACAACTTTGCCAGCATGAACCCGGTCGCGAAGTGGATCCTGATTGCCAACATGCTGTTTGGTCGTCTGGAGGTCTTTACGCTGCTGGTGCTGTTTACCCCCACCTTCTGGCGCGAATAA